The Prochlorococcus sp. MIT 1300 genome has a window encoding:
- the coaD gene encoding pantetheine-phosphate adenylyltransferase, protein MRVLYPGSFDPLTLGHLDLIERANSLFGEVVVAVLKNPDKTPSFPLEQRISQITESTQHLTGIEIIEFEGLTVRCAAESRVDLILRGLRAMSDFEYELQIAHTNRSLAADFETIFLATQAHHSFLSSSVVKEVARYGGNISHMVPSVVAKDLIRLFNHE, encoded by the coding sequence ATGAGGGTTCTTTACCCAGGTAGCTTTGACCCATTAACTCTTGGACATCTGGACTTGATAGAGAGGGCTAACTCCCTCTTTGGCGAGGTAGTCGTAGCTGTTCTGAAGAATCCTGACAAAACCCCATCATTTCCGCTTGAACAACGCATAAGTCAGATTACGGAATCAACACAACACCTAACGGGAATAGAAATTATTGAATTTGAGGGACTGACAGTCCGATGTGCCGCCGAAAGCCGTGTTGATCTAATTCTTCGTGGGCTTAGAGCTATGAGTGACTTTGAATACGAACTCCAAATCGCTCATACAAACAGGTCCTTAGCAGCTGACTTCGAAACGATATTCCTTGCTACTCAGGCTCACCACAGCTTTTTAAGCAGCTCTGTCGTCAAAGAGGTAGCTAGATATGGTGGCAACATTTCACATATGGTGCCTTCAGTAGTGGCAAAAGACCTAATTAGGCTTTTTAATCATGAGTAA
- the leuS gene encoding leucine--tRNA ligase yields MKDSYQDQGHSIGQYRPIEIEAKWQEHWETQGTYKTQEPKDEQEGFYALSMFPYPSGSLHMGHVRNYVITDVIARMHRMQGRAVLHPMGWDAFGLPAENAAIERAIDPATWTQKNIEHMKCQLGRLGLSVDWSREQATCNSDYYKWTQYLFNQLLSAGLAYQKEATVNWDPLDQTVLANEQVDAEGRSWRSGALVEQRKLKQWFLRITEYNEQLLKDIEDLGGWPERVKAMQKNWIGKSEGALISFTQQNKPHIKIDVFTTRPDTLYGVSYLVLAPEHKFVDELTTNKNKDLVDALRAETKKLSQKERVTHDKPKRGVRLGTYVINPVNNDKIPVLIADYVLSDYGSGAVMGVPAHDQRDFLFAQLNKLDINYVVQPTKNGEFSSPNEPYIEAGFLVNSEEFNGLNSLEGKRLILEKGVKEGWAQSKVQYRLRDWLISRQRYWGCPIPVIHCSSCGTVPVPNEDLPVELPTATNLTSKGGSPLKQNKDWREAKCPKCGQPAERETDTMDTFMCSSWYFLRFADPHNNSKPFSKNAVNKWLPVNQYVGGIEHAILHLLYSRFFTKAIKHAKLVELNEPFLNLLTQGMVQGITYRNKSTGKYIPTNKVSNKSNPQDPETGEKLEVLFEKMSKSKYNGVDPSTVIDKYGADTARMFILFKAPPEKDLEWSDSDVEGQFRFLQRIWRLTTKLSDKECNPSKELITKSGVNTFESELNKHVNYAIKSITEDILKGYQFNTAISELMKLSNNISPLIDKVSLESRLHACSVLLRLLAPFAPHISEELWELAGFKKSVHMSQWPIHDPKAIVEDTFELVIQIKGKVRGSINLPANTDKKSMEIAALESDTAKKWLEGKAPSRIIVVPGKLVNLVP; encoded by the coding sequence GTGAAGGATTCCTACCAAGATCAGGGTCACTCTATTGGCCAATACAGGCCAATAGAGATCGAAGCAAAGTGGCAAGAGCATTGGGAAACGCAAGGGACCTACAAGACACAAGAGCCCAAAGACGAACAAGAGGGCTTTTATGCCCTTTCTATGTTTCCATATCCCTCAGGGAGCCTTCATATGGGTCATGTGAGGAATTATGTGATTACTGATGTAATTGCTCGCATGCATAGGATGCAAGGGAGGGCCGTGTTACATCCCATGGGTTGGGATGCATTTGGACTACCGGCTGAGAATGCAGCAATAGAAAGAGCAATTGATCCAGCAACCTGGACGCAAAAAAATATTGAACATATGAAATGCCAACTTGGTCGATTAGGGTTGTCCGTTGATTGGTCAAGAGAACAAGCAACTTGCAATAGTGACTACTACAAATGGACCCAATACTTATTTAATCAGCTTCTCTCAGCAGGACTTGCATATCAAAAAGAGGCTACCGTTAACTGGGACCCTCTTGATCAAACTGTTCTTGCGAATGAACAAGTTGACGCAGAAGGCAGATCATGGCGATCAGGCGCTCTTGTAGAGCAAAGAAAGCTAAAACAATGGTTTTTAAGAATAACCGAATACAATGAACAATTACTCAAAGATATTGAAGACCTAGGAGGCTGGCCGGAAAGAGTAAAAGCCATGCAGAAAAACTGGATAGGTAAGTCAGAAGGAGCATTAATATCCTTTACTCAACAAAACAAACCCCATATCAAAATTGACGTTTTTACAACAAGGCCAGATACTCTTTATGGAGTAAGTTATCTTGTCCTTGCCCCTGAGCATAAATTTGTTGATGAACTAACTACAAACAAAAACAAAGATTTAGTAGATGCTTTGAGAGCAGAAACAAAGAAACTTTCGCAAAAGGAACGAGTAACACATGATAAACCAAAAAGAGGAGTAAGACTTGGCACATATGTAATAAACCCAGTTAACAATGACAAAATCCCTGTCTTAATTGCAGATTATGTTTTGTCTGATTATGGTTCTGGTGCTGTAATGGGAGTTCCAGCACATGACCAAAGAGACTTCTTATTTGCCCAATTAAACAAACTTGATATTAACTATGTAGTTCAACCGACGAAAAATGGAGAGTTCTCTTCCCCAAACGAGCCTTATATAGAAGCAGGGTTTCTAGTTAATTCAGAGGAGTTTAACGGGTTAAATAGTCTTGAAGGCAAAAGATTAATTCTTGAGAAGGGAGTAAAGGAAGGTTGGGCTCAAAGCAAGGTTCAATACCGACTAAGGGACTGGCTTATTTCCAGACAACGTTATTGGGGATGCCCAATACCCGTTATACATTGTTCTAGTTGTGGAACAGTACCGGTTCCTAATGAAGATTTACCCGTCGAACTTCCCACTGCAACGAACCTGACCTCTAAAGGCGGTTCACCTCTCAAACAAAACAAGGATTGGCGTGAAGCTAAGTGCCCTAAATGTGGACAACCTGCAGAACGTGAGACAGATACTATGGACACCTTTATGTGTTCCTCATGGTATTTTCTAAGATTTGCAGATCCACATAACAACTCTAAACCCTTTTCAAAAAATGCAGTGAATAAGTGGTTACCAGTTAATCAATATGTAGGTGGTATTGAACATGCAATACTTCATCTGCTTTACTCAAGATTTTTTACAAAAGCTATTAAGCATGCAAAACTTGTCGAGCTAAATGAACCTTTTCTAAATTTACTAACACAAGGAATGGTTCAAGGGATTACCTATCGAAACAAGAGTACAGGTAAATACATACCAACCAATAAAGTCTCAAATAAAAGCAATCCTCAGGACCCAGAAACTGGAGAGAAGCTTGAGGTTCTCTTCGAGAAAATGTCTAAATCTAAATACAATGGAGTAGATCCTTCGACAGTTATAGATAAATACGGAGCAGACACTGCTCGTATGTTTATCTTATTCAAGGCTCCACCAGAAAAGGATCTAGAGTGGAGTGATTCTGATGTTGAAGGACAATTTCGTTTTTTGCAAAGGATATGGCGTCTCACCACAAAATTGTCCGATAAGGAATGCAATCCTTCCAAAGAGCTAATAACAAAATCAGGTGTTAATACATTTGAGTCTGAACTGAATAAACATGTCAACTACGCAATAAAATCAATAACTGAAGATATTTTAAAGGGCTATCAATTCAATACCGCCATTTCAGAGTTGATGAAATTGTCAAACAATATCTCTCCATTGATTGACAAAGTAAGCCTTGAATCGCGATTACATGCATGTTCCGTATTACTTCGGCTTCTCGCACCTTTCGCACCACATATATCTGAGGAATTATGGGAATTAGCAGGTTTTAAAAAAAGTGTTCATATGTCCCAATGGCCGATACATGACCCCAAAGCGATAGTTGAAGATACTTTTGAGCTCGTTATACAAATTAAAGGTAAGGTCAGAGGATCAATAAATCTTCCTGCCAACACTGATAAGAAATCAATGGAAATAGCAGCTTTAGAGTCTGACACAGCAAAGAAGTGGCTTGAGGGTAAGGCACCATCTCGTATAATTGTTGTCCCAGGAAAGCTTGTGAATCTTGTACCTTAG
- a CDS encoding D-alanyl-D-alanine carboxypeptidase, producing MKVEFLYYIKKILRPKLTIIISLGLLVLSSFLLIESKRRDYETYQPLELALDIPNLNFDSICERLQDRLYKLLPDNDTKWALTVTNNKGDVLADIKGNHPMVPASNMKLLTTAFALDTLGPEFRLFTTLALKPNGHFDLSGEGDPDLDLEDIQLIVNKIQSSTPIEKERLIPVINLYEESYTNWWPLDWLDSDKVRNYGAPITRLALTSNTDEKAIKNPLTRIRDILEGEISKRRMKVTIAVRRQESLAENDINSLILYIKKSAPMQSLLSLSNSESHNFTAEVLLKHSANSWDTYIAADTLKKWLELKNIDTQKLVIKDGSGLSRSNRLTSRSIAELLMKMSYHDYSSMFESSMAISGIRGTLRDFARGTELEGNFFGKTGSLYGVRTVSGGLRTQKGILFVSIMNQGDVTPDKVFIELLKSTRESINQCS from the coding sequence ATGAAGGTAGAGTTTCTTTACTATATCAAAAAAATCCTAAGGCCGAAATTAACAATAATAATAAGTCTTGGGCTTCTTGTTCTAAGTTCATTTTTATTAATTGAATCAAAACGTAGAGACTATGAGACTTACCAGCCCTTAGAACTTGCCTTAGATATTCCGAATTTAAACTTTGATTCTATTTGTGAGAGACTGCAAGATCGTCTTTATAAGTTGTTGCCCGATAATGATACAAAATGGGCTCTTACTGTCACTAATAATAAAGGTGATGTACTAGCAGATATAAAAGGAAACCATCCAATGGTTCCTGCTTCTAATATGAAACTTTTAACTACAGCATTTGCTTTAGATACTCTAGGTCCTGAATTTAGGCTTTTCACTACTTTGGCACTAAAACCAAATGGTCATTTTGATCTAAGTGGAGAAGGAGATCCTGACCTAGATCTTGAGGACATTCAACTCATTGTGAATAAAATTCAGTCAAGCACCCCAATTGAAAAGGAGAGATTAATACCAGTAATTAATCTATATGAGGAAAGTTATACTAACTGGTGGCCTTTAGATTGGCTAGATTCCGACAAAGTGCGCAATTATGGAGCACCAATTACTAGGTTGGCCTTAACAAGTAATACCGATGAGAAAGCTATAAAGAACCCCCTCACAAGAATAAGAGATATTCTTGAAGGGGAAATATCAAAAAGGAGAATGAAAGTTACCATTGCCGTTAGGAGGCAAGAATCCCTAGCAGAAAACGATATTAACTCTCTTATTCTATACATTAAGAAATCAGCACCCATGCAATCACTATTAAGCCTATCGAACTCAGAAAGCCACAACTTTACAGCGGAGGTTCTTTTAAAACATTCAGCTAACTCATGGGATACGTATATTGCTGCGGATACGTTGAAGAAATGGTTAGAGCTCAAAAATATCGATACTCAGAAATTAGTTATAAAGGATGGTAGCGGTCTATCTCGAAGTAACCGTTTGACTTCTAGGTCAATAGCGGAGCTTTTAATGAAGATGAGTTATCACGATTACTCATCAATGTTTGAATCTTCCATGGCTATTTCTGGTATCAGAGGAACTCTAAGAGACTTTGCAAGAGGTACTGAGTTGGAGGGTAATTTTTTTGGGAAAACCGGCAGTCTTTATGGAGTAAGAACTGTATCGGGAGGGCTAAGAACTCAGAAAGGTATTCTTTTTGTAAGTATAATGAATCAAGGGGATGTGACTCCAGATAAGGTGTTTATAGAACTATTAAAATCGACGCGGGAGTCAATTAACCAATGTTCCTAA
- a CDS encoding DUF4330 family protein: MTNRIPIFKQITLFDFIVVLFIGAGLSASSWSPMLYRKIFREAGTPTSVLFSIDLVNVPAANPSSLYESILSTGKTSLSLNSSEIGDYDVLRIIRPGQNLNHLRSGPVNLDLSSQDITRSTVRIILSTEANVSNDGVSLHGEKLKIGTKVLIEGLIYKLQGVISDVSVK; the protein is encoded by the coding sequence ATGACTAATAGGATCCCTATCTTTAAACAAATAACTCTTTTTGATTTTATAGTTGTTCTATTTATAGGCGCAGGATTGTCCGCTTCATCATGGAGTCCTATGTTATATCGGAAAATATTTAGGGAAGCAGGTACTCCTACCTCAGTATTGTTTAGTATTGACCTTGTAAATGTTCCTGCAGCTAACCCTTCCTCATTATATGAGTCAATATTATCAACTGGCAAAACAAGTTTATCTTTAAACTCATCTGAAATTGGAGATTACGATGTTCTTAGAATTATTCGTCCAGGTCAAAACTTGAATCACCTCAGAAGTGGACCAGTTAATTTAGATTTATCCAGCCAAGATATAACCAGGTCAACAGTTAGGATTATACTTTCTACAGAAGCAAATGTCTCTAATGATGGTGTTAGTTTACATGGTGAGAAATTAAAAATAGGTACGAAAGTGTTAATAGAGGGACTTATATATAAGCTTCAAGGTGTTATTAGTGATGTTAGTGTAAAATGA
- the dapF gene encoding diaminopimelate epimerase: protein MNFHKYQGIGNDFIIIDGRLTNLPSGLEQPDKSLISGICDRHFGVGADGILLIQSPIGEADIEMRVLNSDGTEAEMCGNGLRCVIKYLLDQAEIGFAKVCEVKTKAGIIRAHADPDRQIVVDMGAPYLEPSKIPTTFKVRSNGLPQEEVIVNGNAMNAVAVGMGNPHMIIIVDDYSEINVERYGKKLENHESFPENTNVHFVNVVDSSKLELKVWERGSGITLACGTGACATLVATHLLGITGNTANVFLPGGVLSISWPALDGSVFMKGSAEFVYEGHLDL, encoded by the coding sequence ATGAATTTCCACAAATATCAAGGCATTGGTAATGACTTCATCATTATCGATGGAAGATTGACAAATTTACCAAGTGGTCTTGAGCAACCTGACAAGTCATTGATTAGTGGAATATGCGATAGGCATTTTGGAGTTGGAGCAGATGGAATATTACTTATACAGTCACCCATTGGTGAGGCAGATATTGAAATGAGAGTGCTCAATTCTGACGGTACGGAGGCAGAAATGTGTGGTAACGGATTGAGATGCGTAATTAAATACCTTCTGGATCAAGCAGAGATTGGGTTCGCAAAAGTTTGTGAGGTAAAGACTAAGGCGGGGATTATACGGGCCCATGCTGATCCTGATCGTCAAATAGTTGTGGATATGGGAGCCCCATATTTAGAGCCTTCAAAGATACCGACAACTTTTAAAGTTCGTTCTAATGGCCTACCACAGGAAGAAGTTATTGTTAATGGTAATGCTATGAATGCTGTTGCTGTTGGAATGGGTAATCCTCATATGATCATTATTGTAGATGACTATTCTGAAATCAACGTAGAGAGATATGGCAAAAAACTAGAAAACCATGAATCATTTCCTGAAAATACCAATGTTCATTTTGTAAATGTGGTAGATAGTTCCAAATTAGAACTCAAAGTTTGGGAGAGGGGCAGTGGGATAACGTTGGCTTGTGGCACTGGGGCATGCGCAACTTTAGTTGCTACACATTTACTAGGAATAACAGGCAATACAGCCAATGTCTTTTTACCCGGAGGGGTACTCTCTATTAGTTGGCCAGCTCTAGACGGTTCTGTATTTATGAAGGGTTCCGCCGAATTTGTCTATGAGGGACACCTAGACTTATAG
- a CDS encoding glucose-6-phosphate isomerase — MSFPDFSSGNVQSQWQRYCELLWYHEDLELWLDISRMDINSLTLEELRPSFKEAFKAMEELEKGAVANKDENRQVGHYWLRTPGIAPNSDVTKSIEDGIDQIDSFSKAVLDGTIQSGNGQPFNSVLWIGIGGSGLGPVLMVEALQKNEQGLPFYFVDNVDPQGIAEAITSLGDAITNTLFVVVSKSGGTPEPRIAMEQFRNHLQKVGGNWSSQAVAITMIDSRLDQLAKQENWLETFDLPDWVGGRTSITSAVGLLSGGLIGCNIREFLVGASQMDEATRLPETFKNPAALMAAAWWKAGEGNGIRDMVVLPYKDRLEVFSRYLQQLVMESLGKKYDRSGNVVSQGLAVYGNKGSTDQHAYVQQLRDGIDNFFVTFIEILDDSSHLPILNNESPGDFLSGFLQGTRLALSEGGRQSITITLRSLNSRTLGALIALFERTVGLYAELIDINAYHQPGVEAGKLAAADILSLQERIEQLLSDGVTRSLSNVQQAIECDSIESVFLIIRHLVLNNSEYVIHGSWANPVSLTFTKST, encoded by the coding sequence ATGAGTTTCCCTGATTTTAGCTCTGGCAATGTCCAATCCCAATGGCAAAGGTATTGTGAACTCCTCTGGTACCACGAGGATTTGGAGCTTTGGCTTGATATCAGCAGGATGGATATCAACTCTCTAACTTTAGAGGAATTGCGGCCTTCATTCAAGGAAGCATTTAAAGCAATGGAAGAGCTTGAGAAAGGCGCTGTGGCAAATAAAGATGAGAATAGACAAGTGGGGCATTACTGGCTTCGCACGCCAGGCATTGCTCCAAATTCAGATGTAACTAAATCAATCGAAGACGGGATTGACCAAATTGATTCGTTTTCCAAAGCTGTTCTGGATGGAACAATCCAGAGTGGAAACGGCCAACCTTTCAATTCTGTTTTATGGATTGGTATTGGTGGCAGTGGACTTGGTCCAGTTTTGATGGTTGAAGCTTTACAAAAGAATGAACAGGGATTGCCTTTTTATTTTGTAGACAACGTTGACCCACAAGGTATTGCTGAAGCTATTACATCACTTGGTGATGCAATTACAAATACTCTGTTTGTAGTTGTTAGCAAATCTGGAGGCACGCCGGAACCTCGAATAGCAATGGAGCAATTTAGAAATCATCTGCAAAAGGTAGGAGGCAACTGGTCATCACAAGCCGTTGCAATAACAATGATTGACAGTCGACTAGATCAGTTGGCAAAACAAGAGAATTGGCTGGAAACATTTGATCTTCCCGATTGGGTCGGCGGCAGAACAAGTATCACCAGTGCTGTTGGCCTACTATCTGGCGGTTTAATCGGTTGCAATATAAGAGAATTCTTGGTTGGAGCTTCCCAGATGGATGAGGCGACAAGACTACCTGAAACTTTCAAGAACCCAGCAGCTTTGATGGCCGCAGCATGGTGGAAAGCAGGAGAAGGTAATGGTATTAGGGACATGGTTGTACTTCCCTATAAGGATAGATTAGAGGTTTTTAGTAGATATCTTCAGCAGTTGGTAATGGAATCATTAGGGAAAAAATATGACCGTAGTGGAAATGTTGTTTCCCAAGGTTTAGCTGTTTATGGAAACAAAGGATCTACGGATCAACATGCTTATGTTCAACAACTCAGAGATGGTATTGACAATTTCTTTGTCACCTTTATAGAAATATTGGATGATTCAAGCCACCTTCCAATCCTAAACAATGAATCTCCTGGTGACTTTCTTTCAGGATTTCTTCAGGGGACTCGTTTAGCATTATCCGAAGGAGGGCGTCAAAGTATTACTATCACTCTGAGGTCCTTAAATAGCCGAACACTAGGGGCCTTAATAGCCTTATTTGAAAGAACCGTAGGACTATATGCTGAATTAATAGATATCAATGCATATCATCAACCTGGAGTTGAAGCCGGAAAATTAGCAGCAGCAGATATCTTGTCACTTCAAGAGCGTATAGAACAACTTTTATCTGATGGAGTTACAAGATCCTTGTCTAATGTACAACAGGCTATAGAATGTGATTCTATAGAATCCGTATTCCTTATTATTAGACACCTAGTCCTAAATAACTCAGAATATGTTATTCATGGCTCTTGGGCTAATCCGGTAAGCTTGACATTTACTAAAAGTACATAG
- a CDS encoding signal protein PDZ, which yields MIDIFLDLTQASYQRIHVTLQWKPKSNYLLWSLPIWTPGSYTVRDHSQHLHSTKVSQLSKSIDFVRLSTSSWECYLQNQSKVSLSYIIEAHELSVRSSFIDPEFASLCLSSVVTLIEGMRYDEHRLYVNLPSGWTSYTTLDFSNFYKAEDYDQLVDSPLHAGVFKTYDISVKTFKHKLILLDNLPQPLPSNIDIDVSKICEACCDLLGSAPPSANKYQFIVLLLRKGYGGLEHNDSSTIAYDWNSITNKDGYRKFLQLLGHEYLHQWNVRRLRPREYLKYDYNNVVLSDSLWFAEGVTSYYDTALTFISKITDQNSYLNDLSNDILSFLNYNGLKVQSLADSSREAWIKLYKQNPSSINNQVSYYKLGAAMSFCMDVLLRQLNSSLSYILRSLWHKYGITNLGYTRIDIVNEIKEVSESLADKISIWLDETDALPIRECAQIVGLKLEPTQINDIYTGLTLKTVGERILVKQIDLNSPGSLAELIIEDEIIAINDFRLLEISELKLYLKERTSNTITYSRRNRIYTSVIKLPSRTFNSFEFRIDEDAPESAKNLRDRWLRFI from the coding sequence ATGATTGATATCTTCCTAGATTTAACTCAAGCGTCCTATCAACGTATTCATGTTACCCTACAATGGAAGCCCAAATCCAATTATCTGCTTTGGTCATTACCAATCTGGACACCAGGGTCTTATACCGTTAGAGATCACTCTCAACATTTACATAGTACTAAAGTTTCTCAATTAAGCAAATCAATTGACTTTGTTCGTCTTTCTACGAGTAGTTGGGAATGCTACTTGCAAAATCAGTCTAAGGTCAGTCTTTCATATATTATTGAAGCTCACGAACTTTCTGTTAGAAGTAGTTTTATTGATCCGGAATTTGCTTCATTATGTCTTTCTTCGGTAGTTACACTAATCGAAGGAATGCGTTATGACGAGCATCGTCTATATGTAAATCTACCTTCCGGGTGGACTTCATATACGACACTTGACTTCAGCAACTTCTACAAGGCTGAAGATTATGATCAACTTGTTGACTCACCGCTACATGCTGGAGTATTTAAGACATACGATATTTCAGTCAAAACTTTCAAGCATAAGTTGATTTTACTTGATAATCTCCCTCAGCCCTTACCTTCAAATATAGATATTGATGTCTCTAAGATCTGCGAAGCTTGTTGTGATCTTTTAGGATCTGCCCCGCCATCTGCAAACAAATATCAGTTCATAGTTCTACTACTAAGAAAAGGATATGGAGGATTAGAGCATAATGATTCAAGCACTATTGCTTATGACTGGAATTCAATAACAAATAAGGATGGCTACCGCAAGTTTCTTCAATTACTTGGACATGAGTACCTTCACCAGTGGAATGTACGGAGATTAAGGCCTAGGGAATATCTAAAATATGATTATAATAATGTTGTTCTTAGTGATAGCTTATGGTTCGCAGAAGGAGTGACGTCTTACTATGACACTGCACTAACGTTTATATCTAAGATAACTGATCAGAATTCATACCTGAATGACCTGTCCAATGATATATTATCTTTCTTAAATTATAATGGTTTAAAAGTTCAGAGCCTAGCTGATAGTTCAAGGGAAGCTTGGATCAAGCTTTATAAGCAAAACCCTTCCTCTATTAACAACCAAGTCAGCTACTATAAACTTGGAGCTGCAATGTCTTTTTGTATGGACGTATTACTTAGACAACTAAATTCTTCACTGAGTTATATACTCAGAAGTCTTTGGCATAAATATGGTATAACAAATCTTGGATATACAAGAATAGATATTGTTAATGAGATTAAAGAAGTCAGCGAAAGCTTGGCTGATAAGATATCTATCTGGCTAGACGAGACGGACGCTTTGCCAATTAGGGAATGTGCTCAGATTGTCGGACTTAAGCTGGAGCCTACGCAAATTAATGATATTTACACAGGTCTTACGTTAAAGACTGTTGGAGAAAGAATATTGGTTAAGCAAATTGACTTAAATAGTCCCGGATCTCTCGCCGAACTTATTATAGAAGATGAGATAATAGCAATAAATGATTTCAGGCTGCTAGAAATAAGTGAACTTAAATTATATCTAAAAGAAAGGACATCTAATACCATTACTTACTCACGAAGAAATAGAATTTATACATCAGTTATCAAGTTGCCTTCAAGAACATTTAATTCTTTTGAGTTCAGAATTGATGAAGACGCACCTGAATCAGCAAAAAATTTGAGGGATAGGTGGCTTAGATTTATATAG
- a CDS encoding DUF1995 family protein: MKTAELSLHESMLLSIRAQERGRWTINLKFEGLKLMPIVFRMHKTLLAEKIQSLLCWPDAGATALAKHSEPEFKQSIVSFSDVIKNKDNITNNKILIAVSPQPHDYEEFEQISNTYSDTIVILNGKLEDAAVGIGSVARQRRRAFLSQWRDSYWLEPLENGALMHIYPNQWSLFKSGPNGYSFLSNFDNKPTPEIVFENLS; this comes from the coding sequence TTGAAAACCGCTGAATTATCACTCCATGAGTCTATGCTTTTGTCAATACGTGCTCAAGAACGAGGTAGATGGACCATTAATTTGAAATTCGAAGGATTGAAATTAATGCCCATCGTTTTTAGAATGCATAAAACATTGTTAGCTGAGAAGATCCAGTCATTACTTTGTTGGCCTGATGCAGGAGCCACAGCTCTTGCAAAACATTCTGAGCCAGAGTTCAAGCAATCAATTGTTTCCTTCTCGGACGTGATTAAAAATAAGGATAACATCACCAACAATAAAATATTGATTGCAGTATCCCCGCAACCTCATGATTATGAAGAATTTGAGCAAATTTCTAATACTTATTCGGATACTATTGTTATATTAAATGGAAAGCTAGAGGATGCAGCCGTTGGAATAGGAAGCGTCGCCAGACAAAGGAGAAGAGCCTTCCTGAGTCAATGGAGAGATTCCTATTGGCTTGAGCCACTAGAAAATGGAGCTTTAATGCACATTTATCCAAATCAATGGTCTTTGTTTAAGAGTGGACCTAATGGATATTCTTTCTTGTCAAATTTCGATAATAAACCTACACCGGAAATTGTTTTTGAGAACTTATCGTAA
- a CDS encoding cysteine desulfurase family protein: MNSIYLDACSTTPIRSEVFNFIQKVETSCWGNPSSIHTQGALAAETLERSRFTIADNLNAQPEEVFFTSGATESIHLALLGITSNMKPARIVISSVEHPAVRAVANKLLSTGWDVVLWPVDHFGTVNLDIIDQILSPPTTVVSVIWGQSEVGTVQPIQKIAYECRARNIIFHTDATQYFSHYLVNWKVLPIDLLSASVHKMQGPKGVGLLLVRKGLFKCIEALQDGGKQEMGLRSGTEPVSLIAGMSKSIELLSTDLNHNNVNAMNESAKVKSNRDFLLTKLQLISELRFTGHEVNRLPNHISCLVSSVFGTPLSGRDLVRELSSLGVACSSGTACGASRNSESNVLKAMSIGKDWRSSGLRLSLGRWNTEKQLAKVPDLIKQAILNCE, from the coding sequence ATGAACTCTATCTACCTAGATGCATGTTCTACAACTCCTATACGAAGCGAGGTATTTAATTTTATTCAAAAAGTAGAAACTAGTTGTTGGGGTAATCCTTCAAGCATACACACTCAAGGAGCCTTGGCAGCCGAGACCTTAGAAAGAAGTAGGTTCACAATTGCTGACAATCTTAATGCCCAACCAGAAGAAGTCTTTTTTACTTCTGGTGCAACAGAATCAATACATTTAGCTTTACTAGGTATCACATCTAATATGAAGCCTGCTCGTATCGTTATTTCCTCTGTAGAACATCCAGCTGTTAGAGCAGTCGCAAATAAGTTATTATCGACGGGATGGGATGTTGTTCTTTGGCCCGTGGACCACTTTGGAACAGTTAACTTAGATATTATAGACCAGATACTTAGTCCTCCCACCACAGTTGTATCAGTTATTTGGGGTCAAAGTGAGGTTGGTACGGTTCAACCTATTCAGAAGATTGCGTACGAATGTAGAGCTAGGAATATTATATTTCATACAGATGCAACCCAATATTTTAGCCACTACTTAGTCAACTGGAAAGTTTTACCAATTGATCTCTTGAGTGCTTCTGTTCACAAAATGCAGGGGCCGAAGGGAGTTGGTCTACTTTTAGTTAGAAAGGGTTTATTTAAGTGTATAGAAGCTTTGCAAGACGGCGGTAAACAGGAGATGGGACTGCGTTCTGGTACAGAGCCTGTATCTTTAATTGCTGGTATGAGTAAATCTATTGAATTACTTTCAACTGATCTTAATCATAACAACGTAAATGCAATGAATGAATCTGCAAAAGTTAAGTCAAATAGGGATTTTTTGCTTACCAAACTACAGTTAATATCGGAACTAAGGTTTACTGGACATGAAGTAAATAGATTACCTAATCATATTTCATGCTTAGTTTCTTCTGTATTTGGCACACCTTTGTCAGGACGTGATTTGGTAAGAGAACTTTCAAGTCTTGGAGTGGCCTGTAGTAGTGGTACTGCCTGTGGAGCTTCAAGGAATAGTGAAAGTAATGTCCTAAAGGCAATGTCAATTGGCAAGGATTGGCGGTCGTCAGGATTAAGATTAAGTCTAGGTCGATGGAATACAGAGAAACAACTCGCAAAAGTACCAGATTTAATAAAACAAGCTATCCTAAACTGTGAATAA